One window from the genome of Mucilaginibacter ginsenosidivorans encodes:
- a CDS encoding 2OG-Fe(II) oxygenase, with protein sequence MITITKKGLTGWEDSIVDKLKHEFAEKQCTMLPKLLEGQLLDKIIDRIDNASFYENQHTASGNVVFASDLSVSTKSIVLHQLNFLFNNPELFRLIEAITGCTEIRGFSGRIYRNMPGTAHFLDWHDDTSGPARLIGMSINLSKEKYEGGVFQIRKKGSSDNLKEVSCGGRGDTHIFKVSPHLEHCVTTVTGNSPRTAGAGWFTSDTPLLHN encoded by the coding sequence ATGATAACCATCACAAAAAAAGGCCTTACGGGTTGGGAAGATTCTATTGTTGATAAATTAAAGCACGAATTTGCCGAAAAGCAATGTACCATGCTGCCCAAGCTGCTCGAAGGTCAGCTGCTTGATAAAATAATAGATCGTATAGATAACGCATCTTTTTATGAAAATCAGCATACCGCGTCAGGTAATGTGGTATTTGCTTCGGATCTTTCGGTATCAACAAAAAGCATCGTGTTGCACCAGTTAAATTTTCTATTCAATAATCCCGAACTTTTTCGCCTGATTGAGGCTATAACCGGTTGTACCGAAATTCGCGGATTTTCGGGCAGAATATATCGCAATATGCCGGGGACAGCTCATTTTCTGGATTGGCACGATGATACATCCGGGCCGGCAAGGCTCATTGGGATGAGCATTAACCTTAGCAAGGAAAAATACGAGGGCGGGGTATTCCAGATCCGAAAAAAAGGGAGCAGCGACAATTTAAAGGAAGTTAGCTGTGGCGGCAGGGGCGACACTCATATTTTTAAAGTGTCCCCTCATTTGGAACATTGTGTCACAACAGTAACCGGCAATTCCCCAAGAACGGCTGGCGCGGGATGGTTCACGTCCGATACCCCTTTATTGCACAATTAA
- a CDS encoding phytanoyl-CoA dioxygenase family protein: protein MGEGKAEAGKILFKALLEKESFSEEETNRRIGLARSQDYWRKLNPQLNVCAGLKFDDFEERPLTPGGIDEMLEKLSREGYFSTGSPIIRKDVTARMLLGVENLRKAGWHEVWAFVYDEFWQVTRTPSMLSLLSAHLGKGFMAMPHVVVHYVYPEKGAGWSPHVDFSDRQDRFTVWFPLSDATIDNGCMYIIARHRVSEALLEKWLNMEDLSHREVKTLLQSTRALPVPAGSILSWKGDVIHWGTMSAKNVQPRVSLSVVYIKENTHPLPDEVPLLSPAEVPVFSTRLMAVAKAIKYYKIHVLSLNKFSAIAHELLTANKENRIA, encoded by the coding sequence ATGGGAGAAGGAAAAGCAGAAGCCGGAAAGATATTATTCAAAGCATTGCTTGAAAAGGAGAGTTTTTCTGAAGAAGAAACCAACCGGCGTATTGGCCTGGCCCGTTCGCAGGATTACTGGCGCAAATTAAATCCGCAGTTGAATGTGTGCGCCGGTTTGAAATTTGATGACTTTGAAGAGCGCCCCTTAACCCCCGGCGGGATAGATGAGATGCTGGAAAAACTTAGCCGGGAAGGCTATTTTTCAACCGGGAGCCCCATCATAAGGAAAGACGTTACCGCGAGAATGTTGCTTGGTGTTGAAAACCTAAGAAAAGCCGGCTGGCATGAAGTTTGGGCCTTTGTGTACGACGAATTCTGGCAGGTTACCCGCACGCCATCAATGCTCAGTTTGTTGTCAGCGCACCTCGGCAAAGGCTTTATGGCAATGCCGCATGTGGTGGTCCATTATGTTTACCCGGAAAAAGGCGCAGGGTGGAGCCCACATGTTGATTTTTCCGACCGGCAAGACCGCTTTACGGTTTGGTTCCCCCTAAGTGATGCAACAATTGATAATGGCTGCATGTATATTATTGCAAGGCACCGTGTTTCTGAGGCGCTGCTTGAGAAATGGCTGAATATGGAAGACTTGAGCCACCGCGAAGTTAAGACCTTATTGCAAAGTACGCGGGCGCTGCCCGTGCCTGCAGGCAGTATATTATCCTGGAAAGGCGATGTTATACATTGGGGAACAATGTCGGCTAAAAATGTTCAGCCCAGGGTGAGTTTGTCCGTCGTATATATTAAAGAAAATACGCATCCTTTGCCGGATGAAGTTCCTTTGCTTTCGCCTGCAGAGGTGCCAGTTTTTTCGACACGGCTGATGGCTGTAGCGAAAGCAATTAAGTATTATAAAATACATGTCTTATCTTTAAATAAATTTTCGGCTATAGCGCATGAACTGCTGACCGCCAATAAAGAAAACCGTATCGCATAG
- a CDS encoding PqqD family protein — protein MTHLNLPKKVKISDNVLFQQINNECVLLDMDSEQYFGLNDVGARIWQILSEDGDTEKALLQLLAEYETDETTLRTDFVNLLTELGNEKLIVIEN, from the coding sequence ATGACTCATCTTAATTTACCAAAAAAAGTAAAAATATCCGACAATGTATTGTTCCAGCAAATCAATAATGAATGCGTATTGCTGGATATGGATAGCGAACAATACTTTGGGTTAAATGATGTAGGAGCCCGGATATGGCAAATTCTGTCTGAAGACGGTGATACGGAAAAAGCATTGTTACAATTACTGGCAGAGTATGAGACGGATGAAACAACTTTACGTACCGATTTCGTCAACTTGCTTACCGAGCTTGGAAATGAAAAATTGATCGTAATTGAAAATTAA
- a CDS encoding 2OG-Fe(II) oxygenase has product MLATSTFIDDTRIESYKEEYVRTNCIFLPGFLPQAALNFLLKKLGNIRFQTKFEMDDHSKFGKLLLVPQNDPLLTIFQLLINNTGLFSIVEEITGCEPIGNFMGRIHRSEEGEQHGIEWHGDNSDNRLLAMTLGLGTRDYTGGKLQIRETGSDQIIREFGQLNAGDAIIFKIAPALQHRLTVLETGQRTVGVGWFRSKPDLATFAAAHLKPY; this is encoded by the coding sequence ATGTTAGCGACCAGTACTTTCATAGATGATACCAGGATTGAAAGCTATAAGGAAGAGTACGTTCGTACAAATTGTATTTTTTTGCCGGGCTTTTTACCCCAGGCGGCCTTAAATTTTCTTCTGAAAAAATTAGGCAATATCCGGTTTCAAACTAAATTTGAAATGGATGACCACAGCAAATTTGGAAAATTGCTTTTGGTTCCCCAAAACGATCCCTTATTGACTATTTTCCAGTTGCTTATAAACAATACCGGCCTTTTTTCTATCGTGGAGGAGATCACCGGTTGCGAGCCTATCGGGAATTTTATGGGCCGTATTCACCGAAGCGAAGAAGGCGAACAACATGGCATAGAATGGCATGGCGATAATTCTGATAACAGGCTGCTGGCTATGACGCTCGGTTTAGGAACAAGGGATTATACCGGCGGTAAGCTACAAATACGGGAAACAGGCAGCGACCAAATTATACGGGAATTTGGGCAACTGAACGCTGGTGATGCAATAATTTTCAAAATAGCGCCCGCCTTGCAGCACAGGCTTACAGTTTTAGAAACCGGCCAGAGAACGGTCGGGGTGGGTTGGTTCAGATCGAAACCAGACCTTGCAACATTTGCTGCAGCGCATTTAAAGCCATATTAA
- a CDS encoding cupin domain-containing protein translates to MKTIDFSYLVAPLTIQEFFKDNWEKAFVHNRHENPGYFDNLVSIADIDDFLSQQNLVPEGIKVMNKGNSIPPANWTRSDTLIDGTIKTVVDPGKLIGHFNEGATIIINSADRSISRLSKACRALEQELKFRLQSNIYITPPNSQGFAMHYDPHDIFLMQIKGPKTWMIYDTGEDLPVKYRAFSHKPRLVSKFEINSGDFLYIPRGTTHEAMSSGVSTIHVNFSLKPVYGYHMVEELARIAYEKERFFRLTIPNGFQSENEQNAYLAAFKEKLNELIEKISPEQLLEKQGDHFVKEQAIDFRGKLTDSLRIEDLNGDTQVSRRTGFTCLFKTEDGKFNIYFGGQKLTIPPFIEKDIFLQFGPFTAKQIKGLATPGGKLQLVQKLIEAGYLKIDDPKHE, encoded by the coding sequence ATGAAAACTATCGATTTTTCATACCTGGTTGCACCGCTCACAATACAAGAGTTTTTCAAAGACAACTGGGAGAAGGCCTTCGTTCATAATCGTCACGAAAACCCCGGTTATTTTGACAACTTGGTATCTATAGCTGACATTGATGATTTTCTAAGCCAGCAAAATTTGGTCCCCGAGGGCATCAAGGTCATGAACAAGGGCAACAGCATACCGCCTGCAAACTGGACCAGGTCGGATACACTGATAGATGGCACCATAAAAACCGTAGTTGACCCGGGAAAGCTGATCGGTCATTTCAATGAGGGAGCGACCATTATCATAAATTCCGCCGACAGGTCGATAAGCCGTTTGTCGAAAGCCTGCAGGGCATTGGAGCAGGAATTGAAATTCAGGTTACAATCTAATATCTACATCACTCCGCCCAACTCGCAGGGCTTCGCAATGCACTACGACCCGCATGATATTTTTTTGATGCAGATAAAAGGACCAAAGACTTGGATGATATATGATACAGGCGAAGATTTACCTGTAAAGTACCGCGCATTTAGCCATAAGCCACGATTAGTTTCAAAATTCGAGATCAACTCAGGCGATTTCCTCTATATCCCACGTGGCACCACGCACGAGGCTATGTCATCCGGCGTATCAACCATTCATGTCAATTTTTCGCTCAAACCCGTGTATGGATATCACATGGTTGAAGAATTGGCCCGCATCGCTTATGAAAAAGAAAGGTTTTTCAGGTTGACAATACCCAACGGGTTTCAAAGCGAAAACGAACAGAACGCGTACCTGGCCGCATTCAAGGAAAAGCTAAACGAACTGATCGAAAAAATAAGTCCTGAGCAATTACTGGAAAAACAGGGTGACCATTTTGTCAAAGAACAGGCAATTGATTTTCGCGGTAAACTTACCGACTCGTTACGGATTGAAGACCTTAACGGGGACACGCAGGTATCGCGCAGGACAGGCTTTACATGCCTGTTTAAAACGGAAGATGGAAAATTCAACATTTATTTCGGAGGGCAAAAGCTTACTATACCCCCCTTTATAGAAAAAGATATTTTTTTGCAGTTCGGGCCGTTTACGGCCAAGCAAATAAAAGGGCTGGCAACCCCTGGCGGCAAACTTCAGCTTGTGCAGAAACTAATAGAGGCAGGTTACCTAAAAATCGACGATCCAAAGCATGAGTAA
- a CDS encoding lasso peptide biosynthesis B2 protein, which yields MKIKWPNIPPRSLSYTYKWIFFRTLMLAFLVRVLIKFTGFKYTVRFLRKFEKGREINTDIEIAELKKYRFMITLSHKFWPATNCLSSSLAFWLTLRRKGVKTDLKFGILTVPENKLKSHAWLEHKGYLLSADDSAIGKFKTFDKPVL from the coding sequence TTGAAAATTAAATGGCCCAATATTCCCCCGCGAAGCTTATCCTATACCTATAAATGGATATTCTTCAGAACGCTGATGCTGGCGTTCCTGGTAAGGGTATTGATAAAATTTACGGGCTTCAAATACACTGTTCGCTTTCTCAGGAAATTTGAAAAGGGCCGTGAAATTAATACCGATATTGAAATAGCCGAACTTAAAAAGTATCGTTTTATGATCACATTATCCCATAAATTCTGGCCGGCTACCAACTGCCTGTCCTCATCGCTGGCTTTTTGGCTCACACTCCGCAGAAAAGGTGTAAAAACTGATCTGAAATTTGGTATATTAACCGTGCCGGAGAATAAGCTTAAATCGCATGCCTGGCTTGAGCATAAAGGATACCTGCTAAGCGCCGATGACAGTGCAATAGGTAAGTTTAAAACATTTGATAAGCCTGTTTTATAA
- a CDS encoding phosphoenolpyruvate carboxykinase (ATP): protein MTHFYNIYGLSVSSSRKIELLNELVKPSLVDLSVTWASERAAIPNAGLIWQRVITRQLSAKQRILFFSAESNSGTYLKLTFITAHGDLSVLMDPDKKNVWIIHSDTEPVSNMNSLFVGSILGCILRLRGILCLHGSVINIDGQAVIFTGKKKSGKSTTATAFSRLGYKVMADDIAVINEANGNFVVQPGYAKVRLRPQPLEVFYPENTYAFDSVYSHRDSKYSDLAGSFHNTPLKLGAIYLLGETEETDGAPFVTPTSAERLVQLHSNTFAGYVLTPDQQKAEFEILGRLSLKVPVKYLHFGRNVKLVYQQCSVVLDDLKKQV, encoded by the coding sequence ATGACTCATTTTTATAATATCTACGGACTGTCGGTCAGCAGTTCACGTAAAATAGAATTACTTAACGAACTGGTTAAACCTTCTTTGGTAGATCTTTCAGTTACCTGGGCCTCTGAACGGGCAGCGATACCCAATGCAGGATTAATTTGGCAACGGGTGATAACCCGGCAGCTCAGCGCCAAACAGCGCATACTTTTTTTTTCTGCTGAGTCCAATTCGGGAACGTATTTAAAATTAACTTTTATTACTGCACATGGCGACCTATCAGTCTTGATGGACCCGGATAAAAAAAATGTTTGGATAATTCATAGCGATACAGAGCCTGTGTCTAACATGAATTCGTTATTCGTAGGTTCCATATTAGGTTGTATATTACGGTTAAGGGGCATACTATGTCTTCATGGATCGGTAATAAATATTGATGGGCAGGCTGTCATCTTTACCGGGAAAAAGAAAAGCGGGAAATCGACCACAGCAACGGCATTTTCAAGATTGGGCTATAAAGTTATGGCCGATGATATTGCTGTAATAAATGAGGCGAACGGTAACTTTGTCGTTCAACCAGGTTATGCCAAAGTACGTTTGCGGCCTCAGCCGCTGGAAGTTTTTTACCCCGAAAACACTTATGCGTTTGATTCGGTATATTCACATCGCGACAGCAAATATTCCGACCTGGCGGGTAGTTTTCATAACACTCCGTTAAAACTTGGCGCTATTTACCTGTTAGGAGAAACTGAAGAAACAGACGGGGCTCCTTTTGTGACGCCAACCTCGGCTGAACGCCTGGTTCAATTGCACAGCAATACTTTTGCCGGCTACGTGCTGACGCCCGACCAGCAGAAGGCAGAATTTGAGATACTTGGGCGGTTGTCGCTAAAAGTGCCGGTTAAGTACCTGCATTTTGGCCGGAATGTAAAGTTGGTGTACCAACAGTGCAGTGTTGTGTTGGATGATCTTAAAAAACAAGTTTGA
- a CDS encoding sulfotransferase family protein gives MNIQEEGLNFVFIQGIMPRSGTHYLMHLLCLHQKCRRSVLVEDGLLARSSLLMKYIERSNRQWVVDADLPEDMEAEQLLAEGLGEGLRIFLKRLTQQALDQKKIPVTETCDMDYRYMVTKTPNVSNLKNFFRLFPDEKLIILIRDGRSLVESINLSFKYNREAATRDWANAARDIFEIQKQWTVEGKQFLVIKYEELYANTENEMRKILSFLDLDTARYDFEKALNSPVIGSSVFKRGAGPVHWEPVDKTAEFNPLQRSAKWNRKQHERFNWLAGKELIMWGYDPIKPGRIKFLWVLTNYFYDWGYALKIWFWRFIRLNQFIGRKLKAYLKNDGVKT, from the coding sequence ATGAATATTCAGGAAGAAGGATTAAATTTCGTTTTTATACAGGGAATAATGCCACGCAGCGGAACGCATTACCTGATGCATCTGCTTTGCCTTCACCAAAAATGCCGCAGAAGTGTACTGGTAGAGGATGGGCTATTAGCGAGGTCGTCGTTACTGATGAAATATATAGAGCGCAGCAACAGGCAATGGGTGGTAGATGCCGACCTGCCCGAAGATATGGAAGCTGAGCAACTGTTAGCAGAAGGATTGGGAGAAGGGTTAAGGATATTTCTGAAGCGTCTTACACAGCAAGCTTTAGATCAAAAAAAAATACCTGTTACCGAAACCTGCGATATGGATTACCGGTACATGGTTACTAAAACCCCTAATGTAAGTAATCTTAAAAATTTCTTTAGGCTTTTCCCGGATGAAAAACTCATTATACTGATAAGGGATGGAAGGAGCCTTGTAGAATCTATTAATTTGTCTTTCAAATATAACAGGGAAGCGGCAACACGCGATTGGGCAAATGCTGCCCGGGATATTTTTGAAATTCAAAAGCAATGGACGGTGGAAGGGAAGCAATTCCTTGTGATAAAATATGAAGAGCTTTACGCAAACACTGAAAATGAGATGAGAAAAATTCTGTCCTTTCTTGATCTGGATACAGCACGTTACGATTTCGAAAAGGCATTGAATTCGCCGGTAATTGGCTCTTCTGTATTTAAGCGCGGCGCCGGGCCGGTGCATTGGGAGCCTGTAGATAAAACGGCTGAATTTAACCCGCTGCAGCGAAGCGCAAAATGGAATCGTAAACAGCATGAACGATTTAACTGGCTGGCCGGAAAAGAGCTGATCATGTGGGGGTATGATCCCATAAAACCTGGGAGAATTAAATTCCTGTGGGTGCTGACGAATTACTTTTACGATTGGGGTTATGCCTTAAAGATATGGTTTTGGAGATTCATCAGGTTGAATCAGTTTATTGGCAGAAAATTGAAGGCTTATTTAAAAAATGATGGCGTTAAAACCTGA
- a CDS encoding sulfotransferase family protein yields MRNGTDQAVLSELIANTGFLPVSVDPVKRTIAWLDFGRYHFYEGFFHRSADVFSALKKGDIKTLLTGIDTLEEDALVAESIYPTGFIFHAGRSGSTMLSKVLARSRENHVISEAGPTNSIWPLFAENGHLPIQETENNKKMYRNLLLVMSRQRSKTHKHYFIKFTSFNILFFDFIHAVFPDVPAIFLNRDSEDILKSFGKKLPGWLATGDTGFLNITAQSAHTDKKEIVESFLTTAKKYPVDVLKSIDYKDLNPDLLPSILHYFKADASAKQLLLMQTQFLFDSKVEFNRKSFDENDT; encoded by the coding sequence ATGAGAAACGGTACAGATCAAGCGGTTTTAAGCGAACTTATTGCGAACACCGGATTTCTTCCGGTATCGGTCGATCCGGTGAAACGTACCATTGCCTGGCTTGATTTCGGCCGGTATCATTTTTACGAGGGTTTTTTTCACAGGTCAGCTGATGTATTCTCAGCGTTAAAAAAAGGTGACATCAAAACACTTCTGACGGGTATTGACACGCTCGAGGAAGATGCATTGGTGGCTGAAAGTATTTACCCGACAGGTTTTATATTCCACGCAGGTCGTTCAGGATCTACAATGCTTTCGAAAGTATTGGCACGTTCGCGCGAAAATCATGTTATTAGCGAAGCCGGGCCGACGAATAGCATATGGCCCCTTTTTGCCGAAAATGGACATTTGCCCATACAAGAGACTGAGAACAACAAAAAGATGTACAGAAATCTTTTACTTGTGATGAGCAGGCAGAGAAGCAAAACGCATAAGCACTATTTTATAAAATTCACTTCTTTCAACATTCTTTTTTTTGACTTTATACATGCGGTGTTCCCTGATGTGCCGGCAATATTCTTGAATCGGGACAGCGAGGATATATTAAAATCGTTCGGCAAAAAGCTCCCGGGTTGGCTTGCGACAGGCGACACCGGATTTTTGAATATAACGGCACAAAGCGCTCACACTGATAAAAAAGAAATAGTGGAAAGTTTCCTTACGACCGCAAAAAAATACCCCGTTGATGTATTAAAATCAATTGATTACAAGGATCTTAATCCTGATTTATTGCCATCGATATTGCATTATTTCAAAGCTGATGCCAGCGCCAAACAATTATTGCTTATGCAAACACAGTTTTTATTTGATTCGAAAGTAGAATTTAACAGGAAAAGCTTTGATGAAAATGATACGTGA
- a CDS encoding asparagine synthase-related protein, producing MTIFFGVYCLDETDCSSDTKIMLESLDYVSSDADSLWNAEGIALGQKTVFNTPESFYEILPFYDQVNNITIVGDVRLDNRSELYNKLDIDPKEYKERNDAAIIILAYRKWGEALCENLLGDFAFVLWDGNLKRLIGCTDHLASRSLHYFYNNKKFVFATTPNPILALNDVPQIVNENKLMTMISPHAKHLFWGESWFKNIFPVQAATTISVDRNGFKKKVYWTPDTNKILSFKDEAAFAEAFREILFKAVSDRVRSRFPVTALLSGGLDSSAIVSVAARVLETQNRELQVFSGVLPAGADPGLIDERYYIDQFKRLPNVNINYITAEGKGFFSDLEELQTTIYAPTLIASHYLHKSFALAAGQHGSRALLGGGGGEMGISYHGTGCYAEFFRKMQWSILLHELKCRKKMNGEQFWQTAYTDVLKPMFPERIAKMIRKRHLDKVRTHCLQPGVVQMLMDKWGRVNAELFNVNSGGVSSSHRVNQSKMIRMVQTKAHGKADLGDVELRNPLLDKTLLEFCLAVPPDLKVKNGYKRYLVRSGLNGMLPPEIQWRTTKGPFSPDYRTRYNAQLPQVRSFLDDINLNDPVRQIVDVEQLKLWTDKYSSITDKMARDAVPEGIYLIHFLRRFPDYRL from the coding sequence ATGACGATATTTTTTGGTGTATACTGCCTGGATGAGACCGATTGCAGTTCTGATACCAAAATCATGCTGGAGTCATTAGATTATGTTTCGTCTGATGCCGATTCACTTTGGAATGCCGAAGGAATAGCTTTAGGGCAAAAGACCGTTTTCAACACACCTGAATCTTTTTATGAAATCCTGCCATTTTACGATCAGGTTAATAATATAACCATTGTCGGGGATGTGCGGCTCGATAACCGTTCAGAGCTCTATAATAAATTAGATATCGATCCCAAAGAATATAAGGAACGTAACGATGCTGCCATCATCATTTTAGCTTACAGAAAGTGGGGAGAGGCTTTGTGCGAAAACCTGCTGGGCGATTTCGCTTTTGTTTTATGGGACGGCAATCTAAAGAGGCTCATTGGCTGTACCGATCACCTCGCATCACGCAGCCTGCATTACTTTTATAATAATAAGAAATTTGTTTTCGCTACGACCCCTAACCCAATTCTCGCGCTCAATGATGTCCCGCAGATAGTTAACGAAAATAAGCTGATGACCATGATCAGTCCGCATGCAAAACATTTATTTTGGGGTGAAAGCTGGTTCAAAAACATTTTCCCGGTCCAGGCGGCAACGACGATATCCGTCGATCGGAATGGCTTTAAAAAGAAGGTATACTGGACACCAGATACAAACAAAATACTATCGTTTAAGGATGAGGCTGCATTTGCTGAAGCTTTCCGGGAAATATTGTTTAAAGCTGTTAGTGATCGCGTGCGGAGCCGGTTTCCTGTTACTGCATTGTTAAGCGGCGGGCTCGACTCCTCGGCCATAGTGAGTGTGGCGGCCAGGGTATTGGAGACCCAAAACCGCGAGCTACAGGTTTTTTCGGGCGTATTGCCGGCTGGGGCCGATCCTGGATTGATCGACGAACGCTATTATATCGATCAGTTCAAAAGACTTCCCAACGTAAATATCAATTACATAACTGCCGAAGGAAAAGGTTTTTTTAGCGACCTGGAAGAGCTGCAGACAACTATTTATGCCCCAACTCTTATCGCGAGCCATTACCTGCACAAGTCATTTGCATTAGCGGCGGGTCAACATGGGTCGAGGGCTTTGCTCGGGGGAGGCGGGGGAGAAATGGGGATATCCTATCATGGCACTGGCTGCTACGCCGAGTTTTTCAGGAAGATGCAATGGTCCATATTATTGCACGAATTGAAGTGCCGCAAAAAAATGAACGGTGAGCAATTCTGGCAAACCGCTTACACCGATGTTTTGAAACCTATGTTTCCGGAACGGATCGCAAAAATGATCAGAAAAAGGCATTTAGACAAGGTAAGGACGCATTGCCTGCAACCAGGCGTTGTGCAAATGCTTATGGATAAATGGGGCCGCGTGAACGCTGAATTATTTAATGTAAATTCTGGCGGCGTTTCATCCAGCCACAGGGTCAATCAGTCAAAGATGATCAGGATGGTACAAACGAAGGCCCATGGCAAAGCGGACCTGGGGGATGTTGAGTTACGGAACCCGCTACTGGATAAAACTTTGTTGGAATTTTGCCTTGCCGTACCGCCTGACCTGAAAGTAAAAAACGGTTATAAACGGTATTTGGTAAGATCGGGTCTTAACGGGATGCTTCCGCCCGAGATACAATGGCGAACCACTAAAGGCCCTTTTTCGCCCGATTACAGGACGAGATATAATGCCCAACTGCCACAGGTAAGATCATTTTTAGATGACATTAATTTGAATGATCCGGTCAGACAGATAGTTGACGTGGAACAATTAAAGCTATGGACGGATAAATATAGCAGCATCACTGACAAAATGGCCCGGGACGCAGTGCCCGAGGGTATTTACCTGATACACTTTTTACGCCGGTTCCCGGATTACCGACTGTAA